A part of Loxodonta africana isolate mLoxAfr1 chromosome 11, mLoxAfr1.hap2, whole genome shotgun sequence genomic DNA contains:
- the LOC135232657 gene encoding melanoma antigen preferentially expressed in tumors-like has translation MSSRSPARLLDLANQSLLQNEALAVASLESLPAQLFLPLFLEAVAGRHSETLKAMVRAWPFSHLALGALMKAQQPQQDILKAALDGLDDLLAHKIRPRRWKLQVLDLRLNANTNFWDVAPRTWDWSSVRSFEEPEAAQPKTKRPKVDDSRKEEKELLAPVQVLLEDFCLQKATPDEFLTFLMKRVKQGKGLPQLCCRKLEFLDMSLGHIQKILRMVQLDCVQEVELNGHWDLLTLASFAPHLSQMVNVSRLRVSHIVTISFIPWAAEGVDKLLSQFSAQLLSLHQLQELHLDSVFFLEGRLDQVLRCLKSPLVTLSLTNCLLLESDLTHLASCLNTSHLRYLNLSEVNMMALSPEFLQVVLERASATLHRLALDGCGIRDSQLMSILPALAHCSQLTSFSFRGNPVSVAALQSLLRHTVLLSRFRLGLFPVPLECYVGLQGTVDLGNLRRSLAELRLILQDLGRPNSVLLFSDSAWTYDVILLHCVA, from the coding sequence ATGAGCAGCCGAAGCCCAGCCAGGCTCTTGGACCTTGCCAACCAGAGCCTGCTGCAGAACGAAGCCTTGGCCGTTGCCTCTCTGGAGTCACTGCCCGCGCAACTCTTCCTGCCCTTGTTCCTGGAGGCTGTTGCTGGGAGACACAGCGAGACTCTGAAGGCAATGGTGCGGGCCTGGCCCTTCAGCCACCTTGCCCTGGGGGCTCTGATGAAGGCTCAGCAGCCTCAGCAGGACATCTTAAAAGCTGCGCTGGATGGGCTCGATGACCTGCTTGCCCACAAGATCCGCCCCAGAAGATGGAAACTGCAAGTGCTGGATTTACGGCTGAATGCTAATACCAACTTCTGGGACGTAGCACCTAGAACCTGGGACTGGTCCTCCGTGCGCTCGTTCGAGGAGCCGGAGGCCGCCCAGCCTAAGACGAAGAGGCCAAAAGTGGACGActcaaggaaggaggagaaagagctCTTGGCCCCTGTGCAGGTGCTCCTAGAAGACTTTTGTCTCCAGAAAGCCACCCCCGATGAATTCCTCACCTTCCTCATGAAGAGGGTCAAGCAGGGAAAAGGTCTGCCACAGCTGTGCTGTAGGAAGCTGGAGTTTCTTGATATGTCACTCGGACACATTCAGAAGATCCTGAGAATGGTGCAGCTGGACTGTGTCCAAGAGGTAGAATTGAATGGCCACTGGGACCTGCTCACCCTGGCCAGCTTTGCTCCTCACCTCAGCCAGATGGTGAATGTGAGCAGACTGCGCGTCTCTCACATCGTGACGATCTCCTTCATTCCCTGGGCGGCGGAGGGAGTGGACAAGCTACTTTCCCAGTTCAGCGCTCAGTTGCTCAGtctgcaccagctccaggagctcCACCTAGACTCTGTCTTCTTCCTGGAAGGCCGCCTAGACCAGGTGCTCAGGTGCCTGAAGAGCCCTTTGGTGACCCTGTCGCTGACTAATTGCTTGCTTTTGGAGTCTGACTTGACCCACCTGGCGTCCTGCCTGAACACCAGCCACCTAAGGTACCTGAATTTGAGTGAGGTCAACATGATGGCCTTAAGTCCCGAGTTCCTCCAAGTTGTGCTAGAGAGAGCCTCAGCCACCCTCCACCGCCTGGCATTAGATGGGTGCGGGATCAGGGACTCCCAGCTCATGTCCATCTTGCCTGCTCTGGCCCACTGCTCCCAGCTCACCAGCTTCAGCTTCCGTGGAAACCCAGTCTCCGTGGCGGCCCTGCAGAGCCTGCTGCGGCACACCGTCCTGCTGAGCAGGTTCAGACTCGGACTTTTTCCTGTCCCTCTGGAGTGCTATGTGGGCCT
- the LOC100663680 gene encoding melanoma antigen preferentially expressed in tumors-like: MSSRSPARLLDLANQSLLQNEALAVASLESLPTQLFLPLFLEAVAGRHSETLKAMVRAWPFSHLALGALMKAQQPQQDILKAALDGLDDLLAHKIRPRRWKLQVLDLRLNANTNFWDVAPRTWDWSSVRSLEEPEAAQPKTKRPKVDDSRKEEKELLAPVQVLLEDFCLQKATPDEFLTFLMKRVKQGKGLPQLCCRKLEFLDMSLGHIQKILRMVQLDCVQEVEVNGHWDLLTLASFAPHLSQMVNVSRLRVSHIMTISFIPWAAEGVDKLLSQFSAQLLSLHQLQELHLDSVFFLEGRLDQVLRCLKSPLVTLSLTNCLLLESDLTHLASCLNTSHLRYLNLSEVNMMALSPEFLQVVLERASATLHRLALDGCGIRDSQLMSTLPALAHCSQLTSFSFRGNPVSVAALQSLLRHTVLLSRFRLGLFPVPLECYVGLQGTVDLGNLRRSLAELRLILQDLGRPNSVLLFSDSAWTYDVILLYCVA; encoded by the coding sequence ATGAGCAGCCGAAGCCCAGCCAGGCTCTTGGACCTTGCCAACCAGAGCCTGCTGCAGAACGAAGCCTTGGCCGTTGCCTCTCTGGAGTCACTGCCCACGCAACTCTTCCTGCCCTTGTTCCTGGAGGCTGTTGCTGGGAGACACAGCGAGACTCTGAAGGCAATGGTGCGGGCCTGGCCCTTCAGCCACCTTGCCCTGGGGGCTCTGATGAAGGCTCAGCAGCCTCAGCAGGACATCTTAAAAGCTGCGCTGGATGGGCTCGATGACCTGCTTGCCCACAAGATCCGCCCCAGAAGATGGAAACTGCAAGTGCTGGATTTACGGCTGAATGCTAATACCAACTTCTGGGACGTAGCGCCTAGAACCTGGGACTGGTCCTCCGTGCGCTCGTTGGAGGAGCCGGAGGCCGCCCAGCCTAAGACGAAGAGGCCAAAAGTGGACGActcaaggaaggaggagaaagagctCTTGGCCCCTGTGCAGGTGCTCCTAGAAGACTTTTGTCTCCAGAAAGCCACCCCCGATGAATTCCTCACCTTCCTCATGAAGAGGGTCAAGCAGGGAAAAGGTCTGCCACAGCTGTGCTGTAGGAAGCTGGAGTTTCTTGATATGTCACTCGGACACATTCAGAAGATCCTGAGAATGGTGCAGCTGGACTGTGTCCAAGAGGTGGAAGTGAATGGCCACTGGGACCTGCTCACCCTGGCCAGCTTTGCTCCTCACCTCAGCCAGATGGTGAATGTGAGCAGACTGCGCGTCTCTCACATCATGACGATCTCCTTCATTCCCTGGGCGGCGGAGGGAGTGGACAAGCTACTTTCCCAGTTCAGCGCTCAGTTGCTCAGtctgcaccagctccaggagctcCACCTAGACTCTGTCTTCTTCCTGGAAGGCCGCCTAGACCAGGTGCTCAGGTGCCTGAAGAGCCCTTTGGTGACCCTCTCGCTGACTAATTGCTTGCTTTTGGAGTCTGACTTGACCCACCTGGCGTCCTGCCTGAACACCAGCCACCTAAGGTACCTGAATTTGAGTGAGGTCAACATGATGGCCTTAAGTCCCGAGTTCCTCCAAGTTGTGCTAGAGAGAGCCTCAGCCACCCTCCACCGCCTGGCATTAGATGGGTGCGGGATCAGGGACTCCCAGCTCATGTCCACCTTGCCTGCTCTGGCCCACTGCTCCCAGCTCACCAGCTTCAGCTTCCGTGGAAACCCAGTCTCCGTGGCGGCCCTGCAGAGCCTGCTGCGGCACACCGTCCTGCTGAGCAGGTTCAGACTCGGACTTTTTCCTGTCCCTCTGGAGTGCTATGTGGGCCTCCAAGGCACCGTCGACCTGGGCAATCTTCGACGCTCTCTGGCCGAGCTGAGACTGATACTGCAGGACTTAGGGCGGCCCAATTCGGTCTTATTGTTCAGCGACAGCGCCTGGACCTATGATGTGATTCTCCTCTATTGCGTGGCCTGA
- the LOC135232658 gene encoding melanoma antigen preferentially expressed in tumors-like, with protein MSSRSPARLLDLAKQSLLQNEALAVASLESLPTQLFLPLFLEAVAGRHSETLKAMVRAWPFSHLALGALMKAQQPQQDILKAALDGLDDLLAHKIRPRRWKLQVLDLRLNANTNFWNVAPRTWDWSSVRSFEEPEAAQPKTKRPKVDDSRKEEKELLAPVQVLLEDFCLQKATPDEFLTFLMKRVKQGKGLPQLCCRKLEFLDMPLRHIQKILRMVQLDCVQEVEVNGHWDLLTLASFAPHLSQMVNVSRLRVSHIMTISFIPWAAEGVDKLLSQFSAQLLSLHQLQELHLDSIFFLEGRLDQVLSHLRYLNLSEVNMMALSPEFLQVVLERASATLHRLALDGCGIRDSQLMSILPALAHCSQLTSFSFRGNPVSVAALQSLLRHTVLLSKFRLGLFPVPLECYVGLQGTVDLGNLRRSLAELRLILQDLGRPNSVLLFSDSAWTYDVILLYCVA; from the exons ATGAGCAGCCGAAGCCCAGCCAGGCTCTTGGACCTTGCCAAGCAGAGCCTGCTGCAGAACGAAGCCTTGGCCGTTGCCTCTCTGGAGTCACTGCCCACGCAACTCTTCCTGCCCTTGTTCCTGGAGGCTGTTGCTGGGAGACACAGCGAGACTCTGAAGGCAATGGTGCGGGCCTGGCCCTTCAGCCACCTTGCCCTGGGGGCTCTGATGAAGGCTCAGCAGCCTCAGCAGGACATCTTAAAAGCTGCGCTGGATGGGCTCGATGACCTGCTTGCCCACAAGATCCGCCCCAGAAGATGGAAACTGCAAGTGCTGGATTTACGGCTGAATGCGAATACCAACTTCTGGAACGTAGCGCCTAGAACCTGGGACTGGTCCTCCGTGCGCTCGTTCGAGGAGCCGGAGGCCGCCCAGCCTAAGACGAAGAGGCCAAAAGTGGACGActcaaggaaggaggagaaagagctCTTGGCCCCTGTGCAGGTGCTCCTAGAAGACTTTTGTCTCCAGAAAGCCACCCCCGATGAATTCCTCACCTTCCTCATGAAGAGGGTCAAGCAGGGAAAAGGTCTGCCACAGCTGTGCTGTAGGAAGCTGGAGTTTCTTGATATGCCACTCAGACACATTCAGAAGATCCTGAGAATGGTGCAGCTGGACTGTGTCCAAGAGGTGGAAGTGAATGGCCACTGGGACCTGCTCACCCTGGCCAGCTTTGCTCCTCACCTCAGCCAGATGGTGAATGTGAGCAGACTGCGCGTCTCTCACATCATGACGATCTCCTTCATTCCCTGGGCGGCGGAGGGAGTGGACAAGCTACTTTCCCAGTTCAGCGCTCAGTTGCTCAGtctgcaccagctccaggagctcCACCTAGACTCTATCTTCTTCCTGGAAGGCCGCCTAGACCAGGTGCTCAG CCACCTAAGGTACCTGAATTTGAGTGAGGTCAACATGATGGCCTTAAGTCCCGAGTTCCTCCAAGTTGTGCTAGAGAGAGCCTCAGCCACTCTCCACCGCCTGGCATTAGATGGGTGCGGGATCAGGGACTCCCAGCTCATGTCCATCTTGCCTGCTCTGGCCCACTGCTCCCAGCTCACCAGCTTCAGCTTCCGTGGAAACCCAGTCTCCGTGGCGGCCCTGCAGAGCCTGCTGCGGCACACCGTCCTGCTGAGCAAGTTCAGACTCGGACTTTTTCCTGTCCCTCTGGAGTGCTATGTGGGCCTCCAAGGCACCGTCGACCTGGGCAATCTTCGACGCTCTCTGGCCGAGCTGAGACTGATACTGCAGGACTTAGGGCGGCCCAATTCGGTCTTATTGTTCAGCGACAGCGCCTGGACCTATGATGTGATTCTCCTCTATTGCGTGGCCTGA
- the LOC135232659 gene encoding melanoma antigen preferentially expressed in tumors-like has product MSSRSPARLLDLAKQSLLQNEALAVASLESLPAQLFLPLFLEAVAGRHSETLKAMVRAWPFSHLALGALMKAQQPQQDILKAALDGLDDLLAHKIRPRRWKLQVLDLRLNANTNFWDVAPRTWDWSSVRSLEEPEAAQPKTKRPKVDDSRKEEKELLAPVQVLLEDFCLQKATPDEFLTFLMKRVKQGKGLPQLCCRKLEFLDMSLGHIQKILRMVQLDCVQEVEVNGHWDLLTLASFAPHLSQMVNVSRLRVSHIMTISFIPWAAEGVDKLLSQFSAQLLSLHQLQELHLDSVFFLEGRLDQVLRCLKSPLVTLSLTNCLLLESDLTHLASCLNTSHLRYLNLSEVNMMALSPEFLQVVLERASATLHRLALDGCGIRDSQLMSILPALAHCSQLTSFSFRGNPVSVAALQSLLRHTVLLSRFRLGLFPVPLECYVGLQGTVDLGNLRRSLAELRLILQDLGRPNSVLLFSDSAWTYDVILLYCVA; this is encoded by the coding sequence ATGAGCAGCCGAAGCCCAGCCAGGCTCTTGGACCTTGCCAAGCAGAGCCTGCTGCAGAACGAAGCCTTGGCCGTTGCCTCTCTGGAGTCACTGCCCGCGCAACTCTTCCTGCCCTTGTTCCTGGAGGCTGTTGCTGGGAGACACAGCGAGACTCTGAAGGCAATGGTGCGGGCCTGGCCCTTCAGCCACCTTGCCCTGGGGGCTCTGATGAAGGCTCAGCAGCCTCAGCAGGACATCTTAAAAGCTGCGCTGGATGGGCTCGATGACCTGCTTGCCCACAAGATCCGCCCCAGAAGATGGAAACTGCAAGTGCTGGATTTACGGCTGAATGCGAATACCAACTTCTGGGACGTAGCGCCTAGAACCTGGGACTGGTCCTCCGTGCGCTCGTTGGAGGAGCCGGAGGCCGCCCAGCCTAAGACGAAGAGGCCAAAAGTGGACGActcaaggaaggaggagaaagagctCTTGGCCCCTGTGCAGGTGCTCCTAGAAGACTTTTGTCTCCAGAAAGCCACCCCCGATGAATTCCTCACCTTCCTCATGAAGAGGGTCAAGCAGGGAAAAGGTCTGCCACAGCTGTGCTGTAGGAAGCTGGAGTTTCTTGATATGTCACTCGGACACATTCAGAAGATCCTGAGAATGGTGCAGCTGGACTGTGTCCAAGAGGTGGAAGTGAATGGCCACTGGGACCTGCTCACCCTGGCCAGCTTTGCTCCTCACCTCAGCCAGATGGTGAATGTGAGCAGACTGCGCGTCTCTCACATCATGACGATCTCCTTCATTCCCTGGGCGGCGGAGGGAGTGGACAAGCTACTTTCCCAGTTCAGCGCTCAGTTGCTCAGtctgcaccagctccaggagctcCACCTAGACTCTGTCTTCTTCCTGGAAGGCCGCCTAGACCAGGTGCTCAGGTGCCTGAAGAGCCCTTTGGTGACCCTCTCGCTGACTAATTGCTTGCTTTTGGAGTCTGACTTGACCCACCTGGCGTCCTGCCTGAACACCAGCCACCTAAGGTACCTGAATTTGAGTGAGGTCAACATGATGGCCTTAAGTCCCGAGTTCCTCCAAGTTGTGCTAGAGAGAGCCTCAGCCACCCTCCACCGCCTGGCATTAGATGGGTGCGGGATCAGGGACTCCCAGCTCATGTCCATCTTGCCTGCTCTGGCCCACTGCTCCCAGCTCACCAGCTTCAGCTTCCGTGGAAACCCAGTCTCCGTGGCGGCCCTGCAGAGCCTGCTGCGGCACACCGTCCTGCTGAGCAGGTTCAGACTCGGACTTTTTCCTGTCCCTCTGGAGTGCTATGTGGGCCTCCAAGGCACCGTCGACCTGGGCAATCTTCGACGCTCTCTGGCCGAGCTGAGACTGATACTGCAGGACTTAGGGCGGCCCAATTCGGTCTTATTGTTCAGCGACAGCGCCTGGACCTATGATGTGATTCTCCTCTATTGCGTGGCCTGA